The Plasmodium berghei ANKA genome assembly, chromosome: 8 genome has a segment encoding these proteins:
- a CDS encoding glycolipid transfer protein, putative, whose protein sequence is MIDIMEENTIITSIHKKLLECREGDEIVVLKLCELCNTICPIYKKIFGDGFVADLLIKDLRNSTCKVQKAVEKFPEETKYVSMLYTYNLNKYESIDKLKTDVDNGIINFLWMKRTIEFIVVFLEKCYVTNYSSKLNICAMQAYDEVLKKYHGYITSNIVKLALKLSPSRDKLTERLGLGSNERAKMILHKYLLIAKSIVNDLSRTIELNNCNFMDKV, encoded by the coding sequence ATGATTGATATAATGGAAGAAAACACAATAATAACAAGCATACATAAAAAACTTTTGGAATGCAGAGAAGGGGATGAAATAGTTGTGTTAAAGTTATGCGAATTATGTAATACTATTTGCCcgatttataaaaaaatatttggaGATGGTTTTGTGGCGGATCTGCTAATAAAAGACTTAAGAAATTCAACGTGTAAAGTTCAAAAGGCAGTTGAAAAATTCCCAGAAGAAACTAAATATGTGTCTATGTTATATActtataatttaaacaaatatgaaAGTATagacaaattaaaaaccGATGTTGATAatggaataataaattttttatggaTGAAAAGAACTATAGAATTTATTGTTGTTTTTCTTGAAAAATGTTATGTAACAAATTATTCAtctaaattaaatatatgtgcaATGCAAGCATATGATgaagttttaaaaaaatatcatggATATATAACAAGTAATATTGTTAAATTGGCATTGAAATTATCACCATCCAGGGATAAACTCACAGAAAGATTGGGATTAGGATCAAATGAAAGGGCAAAAATGATTTTGCACAAATATCTTTTAATAGCTAAATCAATAGTTAATGACCTTTCAAGGACAATTGAGTTAAATAATTGTAATTTTATGGACAAAgtttga
- a CDS encoding major facilitator superfamily domain-containing protein, putative: protein MKDVLENKKYVYKYNKENSYIDIQRNETFRSNKSANMDKTEKDINETNSIYIENLQIENNNINFYNNNIEAIKQANEEIKEKCQSNKKYNNKTLFAHYPNISINSKGDNFYEIDNKIIFQKQNTQYSNDKIGKIDKICNTNIARDEFFNGKCEKSQDQISNYNISNNINNSNNINNSNNSNNINNSNNSNNINNSNNSNNINNINNSNNSNNINNSNNSNNINNSNNINNSNNSNNNNNRMMMNVVIPMHELSHEMNDENNFEKNQELLNLGIKENEIAYNSNKIIESNNLYSPYYNTEEKENKQNSIDIYQLNYINNINNVQFLNSANSTNCTSNNNNANGKNELINKNSLKNMNDKNTHIYNNIMDSQHNNKFYEQNQFNIFSKENHNRNRTWVGQNENEQNYIYYNKETYDNNINNIYNEFGDHIHLYNNKEDNKLYNYYKNSDKYYEQNKVPLVNYAYIYDENSEKLIKDYNLKIMNKKIRNVSPLHHRAYSNISHKGGKKNKIISNSKKERLFSDQNGSNIKCQYNNLPYQKRIKGSNNVSSLEIKEKKNINEINKFLNIVNYYENDKKGVGDTENVSVNLDPVKTFFPNFDKNTTKLNENNYTDKLNKWNNNKISYHEMGRLENYTKCKMMNTYEKTELESFEKRASFSYSGILTSMISSILTQQNDRKIEQNNCLYNGFRGNNNINKNRDNYEYNLLYNIKDGEEIKNKYIFSKKVSNKINSQNKNNNILILTLTLMIGLSVLCNFDHGAIPVTLEEIQKDFPLSYIEQSLLGSLVYCGLIFGTIIASILFELISAKFLVTISIILLSISLYIFSNANGIMIMYISRFVNGLCQAIPVVYLPVWVDEFSPEEKATQWMSYIQLASIGGTVFGYFLGGILSNNYNKNNILFNNMSFVTTWRSPFLMQAFLLLPIFLIMIFIPSSMINISSEYSDIEKEDIKDNMKTNEKEFGNPNFDNFGMDEYNEMTLNSQSNILNNLNKKNKHILPYQTQQSNIARKNYNRSATYIMEQKTNILKKTFKEVKKLINNKLYIIITLGMSNLYFVVTGIQFWITEYMSVVLLTEKMKIVTVSTLCFLTSPTSGVWFGGFICDLFGGYKNTNYSKTIKVATAFAISACIFGILSAHLTNFIFFSISLWLCLFTGSALVPVAVGMLLSCVSNHQKSLSSAVSQVIYNVFGWFSAPLLSGIIMDIMHKYTNNNRLALKAGFTMILYSSCIGFFLLFYANFLDFSEKKGNEESHELEEPLM, encoded by the exons atgaaggatgttttagaaaataaaaaatatgtctacaaatataataaggAAAATAGCTATATTGATATACAAAGAAATGAAACATTCAGAAGTAATAAAAGTGCTAACATGGATAAAACTGAAAAAGACATAAATGAAACGAATTcgatatatatagaaaatttgCAAAtcgaaaataataatattaatttttataataacaatattgAAGCTATAAAACAAGcaaatgaagaaataaaagaaaaatgtcaatcaaacaaaaaatataataataaaacccTTTTTGCACATTACCCAAATATTAGCATAAATAGTAAAGgtgataatttttatgaaatagacaataaaataattttccaaAAACAAAATACTCAATATAGCAATGATAAAATTGGcaaaattgataaaatatgtaatacaaatatagcAAGGGATGAGTTCTTCAATGgaaaatgtgaaaaaagTCAAGATCAAATAAGCAATTACAAtattagtaataatattaataatagtaataatattaataatagtaataatagtaataatattaataatagtaataatagtaataatattaataatagtaataatagtaataatattaataatattaataatagtaataatagtaataatattaataatagtaataatagtaataatattaataatagtaataatattaataatagtaataatagtaataacaATAACAATAGGATGATGATGAATGTGGTTATTCCTATGCATGAGCTAAGCCATGAAAtgaatgatgaaaataattttgaaaaaaatcaaGAATTACTTAATTTGGGGATAAAAGAAAACGAAATTGCttataatagtaataagaTTATTGAAAGCAATAATTTGTATTCACCTTACTATAATACTGAGGAAAAGgaaaacaaacaaaattCTATTGACATATATCagttaaattatattaacaacataaataatgtacaatttttaaatagtGCAAACAGTACGAATTGTACTAGTAATAACAACAATGCAAATGGAAAGAAtgaattaattaataaaaatagtctaaaaaatatgaatgataaaaacacacacatttataataacattATGGATAGTCAGcataataacaaattttatgaacaaaatCAATTCAATATTTTCAGTAAAGAAAATCATAATAGAAATAGAACATGGGTAGggcaaaatgaaaatgagcaaaattatatatactataataaagaaacttatgataataatataaataacatatataatgaatttgGTGatcatattcatttatataataacaaagaagacaacaaattatataattattataagaatagtgataaatattatgaacaaaataagGTCCCTTTAGTGAactatgcatatatttatgatgaaaattctgaaaaattaataaaagattataatttaaaaataatgaataagAAAATACGAAATGTATCTCCTTTGCACCATAGAGCATATAGTAATATATCACATAAGGgggggaaaaaaaataaaataatttcgAATTCAAAAAAAGAGCGTCTGTTTAGTGATCAAAATGGtagtaatataaaatgccagtataataatttaccatatcaaaaaagaataaaagGGAGTAACAATGTTTCTTCtttagaaataaaagaaaaaaaaaacatcaatgaaataaataaatttttaaatatagtaaattattatgaaaatgataaaaaggGAGTTGGGGATACTGAGAATGTATCTGTTAATCTGGACCCTGTAAAAActttttttccaaattttgataaaaatacaacaaaattgaatgaaaataattatactgataaactaaataaatggaataacaataaaataagttaTCATGAAATGGGAAGGttagaaaattatacaaaatgtAAAATGATGAATACTTATGAAAAAACTGAATTAGAAAGTTTTGAAAAAAGAGCAAGTTTTAGTTATAGTGGAATTTTAACATCAATGATATCTTCTATATTAACACAACAAAATGATAGAAAAAtagaacaaaataattgcCTATATAATGGTTTTAGaggtaataataatattaacaagAATAGAGAcaattatgaatataatttattatataatattaaagatggagaagaaataaaaaataaatatattttttcaaaaaaagtatcaaataaaataaattcacaaaacaaaaataataatatattaatattaacatTAACATTAATGATTGGTTTATCAGTTTTATGTAATTTTGATCACGGAGCTATACCAGTTACTTTAGAAGAAATACAAAAAGATTTCCCTCTTAGCTATATTGAGCAATCATTATTAGGAAGTTTAGTTTATTGTGGTTTAATTTTTGGAACAATAATAGCTAGTATTCTTTTTGAGTTAATTTCAGCAAAATTCTTAGTAACTATTAgtatcattttattatcgatatcattatatatatttagtaATGCTAATGGAATCAtgattatgtatatatctAGATTTGTTAATGGGTTATGCCAAGCCATACCTGTTGTTTATTTGCCAGTTTGGGTTGATGAATTTTCCCCTGAAGAAAAAGCAACTCAATGGATgtcatatatacaattagCATCAATTGGTGGAACTGTTTTTGGTTATTTCTTAGGAGGTATATTGtctaataattataataaaaataatattttatttaataatatgtcTTTTGTAACAACATGGAGATCACCATTTTTAATGCAagcatttttattattaccaatttttttaatcatgatttttattccatctagtatgataaatataagttCTGAATATTCAGATATTGAAAAAGAAGATATCAAAGATAATATGaaaacaaatgaaaaagagTTTGGAAACCCcaattttgataattttgGAATGGATGAATATAACGAAATGACATTAAATAGTCAatctaatatattaaataatttaaacaaaaaaaataaacatatattacCATATCAAACTCAACAAAGTAATATAGCTCGGAAAAACTATAATAGATCAGCTACATATATTATGGaacaaaaaacaaatattttaaaaaaaacatttaaagaagttaaaaaattaataaataataaattatatataataataactttAGGTATGAgcaatttatattttgttgtTACAGGTATTCAATTTTGGATTACTGAATATATGTCTGTTGTTTTATTAActgaaaaaatgaaaatcgTTACAGTTTCAacattatgttttttaacATCTCCTACATCGGGTGTATGGTTTGGTGGATTTATTTGTGATTTATTTGGTGGTTATAAAAATACGAATTATTCAAAAACAATTAAAGTTGCCACTGCCTTTGCAATATCCGCGTGTATATTTGGAATTTTATCTGCCcatttaacaaattttatatttttctcaaTTTCTTTGTGGCTCTGTTTGTTTACTGGTTCTGCCCTTGTCCCTGTCGCAGTAG GAATGTTATTGTCATGTGTAAGCAATCATCAGAAAAGTTTATCCTCTGCCGTATCTCAAGTTATTTACAATGTATTTGGTTGGTTTTCTGCACCGTTATTATCCGGAATTATCATGGACATAATGCACAAATATACCAACAATAACCGATTGGCTTTAAA GGCTGGTTTTACTATGATCCTTTATTCCAGTTGTATTGGTTTTTTCCTACTATTTTATGCGAACTTTTTG GATTTTTCTGagaaaaaaggaaatgaAGAATCCCATGAATTAGAGGAACCCCTGATGTAA
- a CDS encoding thioredoxin 3, putative, translating into MALICIGSVCFSLFHVGILILVIINFFYSHIKKILPQCFNPNNDQINQIQNVLQLKKKNREYGKSTFIKLSKNSNIKDIFQSSKCMSIVLKFGATWCKPCVNIEDYFRNQTNYYVVTLVSIDVDIHKALKKEHNINGLPTFEFYFFLNNEWILAERIEGANEKELEKAFQAYSLPILD; encoded by the exons ATGGCACTTATTTGCATTGGTTCAGTTTGCTTTTCATTATTTCATGTTGGCATTCTAATTTtagttattattaattttttttattcgcatataaagaaaatattaccTCAATGCTTCAATCCCAATAATG atcaaataaatcaaatacaaaatgttctacaattaaaaaagaaaaatagagag TATGGAAAAAGTACATTTATAAAACTATCAAAAAATTCGAATATAAAAGACATATTTCAATCAAGTAAATGTATGTCTATTGTTTTGAAATTTGGAGCAACTTGGTGTAAGCCGTGTGTTAATATTGAAGATTATTTTcga AAtcaaacaaattattatgttgTTACATTAGTTTCTATTGATGTTGATATTCATAAAGCATTGAAAAAGGAACATAATATTAATGGCTTGCCAACatttgaattttatttttttttaaataatgaatgGATATTAGCAGAAAGG ATCGAAGGTGCTAATGAAAAGGAACTTGAAAAAGCCTTTCAAGCATATTCCCTACCAATACTGGACTAA